One window of the Epinephelus moara isolate mb chromosome 22, YSFRI_EMoa_1.0, whole genome shotgun sequence genome contains the following:
- the gdf6b gene encoding growth/differentiation factor 6-B produces the protein MDLYHFAFLCGALVFVREIPGFHTLAIFPPAAPKSSKVTRIFDGQHASKYFKEFYAPPSIDRNSKTTSKDSVEPHDYMLSIYKTFSTAERLGLNASFFRSSKAANTIASFVDNGEDDLPLSPLRRQQYLFDVSTLSKKAEVLGAELRIYTKVSGNFRISETEPVDIQLLSCHDQQLLDSKTLDLQDSQGPKWEVLDVWEIFKEQHHLSQGKHFCLELRGMLDNPERELDLHLLGLHRHGRPQQKKAILVVFTRSKKRQTLFSERREGRELLGLQRKTKDRGPVTTASRRRRTAASKTRHGKRHGKKSKSRCSKKPLHVNFRDLGWDDWIIAPLDYEAYHCEGVCDFPLRSHLEPTNHAIIQTLMNSMNPSNMPPSCCAPSKLSPISILYIDSGNNVVYKQYEDMVVESCGCR, from the exons ATGGATCTCTATCACTTCGCTTTTCTCTGCGGCGCTCTGGTGTTTGTTAGGGAAATCCCCGGTTTTCATACTCTTGCTATTTTTCCTCCAGCTGCGCCAAAGAGCAGCAAGGTGACGAGGATTTTTGATGGACAACACGCTTCTAAGTACTTCAAGGAGTTTTACGCGCCGCCATCCATCGATAGAAACAGTAAAACGACATCTAAAGACTCAGTTGAGCCTCATGACTACATGCTGTCTATTTACAAGACCTTCTCCACGGCGGAGAGACTGGGACTCAACGCCAGTTTCTTTCGCTCTTCAAAAGCTGCAAACACTATTGCAAGTTTTGTGGACAATGGGGAAG ATGACCTCCCACTCTCCCCTCTGAGGAGACAGCAGTATCTGTTCGACGTCTCAACGCTCTCCAAAAAGGCGGAGGTGCTGGGAGCTGAGCTCAGAATATACACCAAAGTGTCTGGGAATTTCAGGATATCGGAAACAGAGCCTGTGGACATCCAGCTCCTCTCCTGCCACGACCAGCAGCTGCTCGACTCCAAAACACTGGACTTGCAGGATTCCCAGGGGCCGAAGTGGGAGGTGTTGGATGTGTGGGAAATATTCAAAGAGCAGCATCACCTGAGCCAGGGGAAGCACTTCTGCCTGGAGCTCAGGGGCATGCTGGACAACCCAGAGAGGGAGCTGGACCTGCACCTTCTGGGCTTGCACAGGCATGGCAGGCCTCAGCAGAAGAAAGCCATCTTAGTGGTGTTCACTAGGTCGAAGAAGAGGCAGACTCTCTTcagtgagaggagagaggggagagaattGCTGGGTCTACAGAGGAAGACCAAAGACAGGGGCCCTGTCACCACAGCCAGCAGGAGAAGAAGGACGGCTGCATCCAAAACACGCCATGGGAAGAGACACGGCAAGAAGTCCAAATCCAGGTGCAGCAAGAAGCCGCTGCACGTCAACTTCAGAGATCTTGGCTGGGACGACTGGATAATCGCCCCGCTGGATTATGAGGCGTACCACTGCGAGGGAGTGTGTGACTTCCCCCTGCGCTCCCACCTGGAGCCCACCAACCATGCCATCATCCAGACTCTGATGAATTCAATGAACCCCAGCAACATGCCGCCTAGCTGCTGCGCCCCATCCAAACTCAGCCCCATCAGCATCCTCTACATCGACTCAGGAAACAATGTGGTCTACAAACAGTACGAGGACATGGTGGTTGAGTCTTGTGGCTGTAGGTAG